One part of the Mesorhizobium sp. M4B.F.Ca.ET.058.02.1.1 genome encodes these proteins:
- the fliN gene encoding flagellar motor switch protein FliN has protein sequence MAKTKVEAEPDQPDEQLDRAIEELRGVLKEEEKRPDVAYRAASGGANSSIIMAIPVDVQIILGSTEMPVSELMALQKGSTVALNRRIGEPVDVVVNGRKIARGEITVLESDPSRFGIRLTEIIAATKSA, from the coding sequence ATGGCAAAGACGAAGGTGGAAGCCGAACCCGATCAGCCGGACGAGCAGCTCGATCGCGCCATCGAGGAGCTGCGCGGCGTCCTCAAGGAAGAGGAGAAGCGCCCGGACGTTGCCTACAGGGCCGCTTCCGGCGGCGCCAATTCCAGCATCATCATGGCCATTCCGGTCGACGTGCAGATCATCCTCGGCAGCACCGAGATGCCGGTGTCCGAGCTGATGGCGCTGCAGAAGGGTTCGACCGTGGCGCTCAACCGGCGTATCGGCGAGCCTGTCGACGTGGTGGTCAACGGCCGCAAGATCGCCCGCGGCGAGATCACCGTGCTCGAAAGCGACCCGTCGCGCTTCGGCATCAGGTTGACCGAAATCATCGCCGCCACCAAGAGCGCGTAG
- a CDS encoding flagellar motor switch protein FliG, with protein sequence MTTLTTLTRPQKAAAILVAMGKPSASRLLKFFKQEELKALIEGARLLRTIPQSDLERIVAEFEAEFTEGAGLLDSADRMDTILNESLSPEEMSAIMGDKRFEVAPEGPPPIWPDLEKLEPGRLGAFLSGEHPQTSAMVLSKLSSQITADVLLTMEKPVRSEIIKRMVTLATVPDAAAKIVESQLRSSLLSQTATKDISAGQARVASVLNEMDKPQLEEVMHDLEEAGTPDLDGVRSRLFAFDDLPLLAQKARVLLFDGLSTELVTLALRGAPPALTESVLSAIGARSRRMIESELGQGSEGIALADIMAARKTIAVATIRLSREGAFELPSSSQSEAA encoded by the coding sequence ATGACGACGCTGACCACGCTGACGCGCCCGCAAAAGGCAGCCGCCATTCTGGTGGCGATGGGCAAGCCCTCAGCCAGCCGGCTCCTGAAATTCTTCAAGCAGGAAGAACTGAAGGCACTGATCGAAGGGGCGCGCCTGCTGCGCACGATCCCGCAGAGCGACCTCGAGCGCATCGTCGCCGAATTCGAAGCCGAATTCACCGAGGGCGCGGGCCTGCTCGATTCCGCCGACCGGATGGACACCATCCTCAACGAATCGCTGTCGCCGGAGGAAATGAGCGCCATCATGGGCGACAAGAGGTTCGAGGTGGCACCCGAGGGCCCGCCGCCGATCTGGCCCGACCTCGAGAAGCTGGAGCCCGGCCGCCTCGGCGCCTTCCTGTCCGGCGAGCACCCCCAGACATCGGCCATGGTGCTGTCGAAGCTTTCCTCGCAGATCACGGCCGACGTGCTGTTGACGATGGAGAAGCCCGTCCGCAGCGAGATCATCAAACGCATGGTCACTTTGGCCACGGTTCCGGATGCGGCCGCAAAGATCGTCGAAAGCCAATTGCGCAGCAGCCTGCTGTCGCAAACCGCGACGAAGGATATCTCGGCCGGACAGGCGCGTGTCGCCAGCGTGCTCAACGAAATGGACAAGCCTCAGCTCGAAGAGGTCATGCACGATCTGGAGGAGGCCGGCACGCCGGATCTCGACGGCGTCAGGTCGCGGCTGTTCGCCTTCGACGATTTGCCGCTGCTCGCCCAGAAGGCACGGGTGCTGCTGTTCGACGGGCTGTCGACCGAACTGGTCACGCTGGCGCTGCGAGGCGCGCCGCCGGCACTCACCGAATCGGTGTTGTCGGCGATCGGCGCAAGGTCGCGGCGCATGATCGAATCCGAACTCGGGCAGGGGTCCGAAGGCATCGCGCTGGCCGACATCATGGCGGCTCGCAAGACAATCGCGGTGGCGACGATCCGCCTGTCGCGTGAAGGGGCGTTCGAACTCCCTTCCTCGTCGCAGAGCGAAGCGGCCTGA
- the flhB gene encoding flagellar biosynthesis protein FlhB, which translates to MAESVDKDSKTEEATEKKIRDTVEQGKLPHSREAAIFTSFVAILVFTVFYAKDAIIDLGMFLSMFLEKPEAWPMDTETDVIALYKTVIFEIGRAVVSLLVLLVVAGVGASVFQNMPQFVGERVRPQLSRISIAKGWSRMFGVQGLVEFLKSLGKLGFAVVVLGFTLSEDHRRLLAGMITNPVAFGLVIRSIAVDILVAIVFVMGLIAVADFVWSRFHWRRDLRMSKQEIKDEMKQSEGDPIVKSRLRSLARDRARRRMMTAVPRATLIIANPTHYSIALKYVREEDSAPMVLAKGQDLVALKIREIAREHNIPIFEDVALARSMYKQVSVDSVIPSQFYQAVAELVRIVYSKKAERRLTS; encoded by the coding sequence ATGGCTGAATCGGTCGACAAGGACTCCAAAACCGAGGAAGCGACAGAAAAGAAGATCCGCGACACCGTCGAACAGGGCAAGCTGCCCCATTCGCGCGAAGCGGCGATCTTCACCTCCTTCGTCGCCATATTGGTGTTCACCGTCTTCTACGCCAAGGACGCCATCATCGATCTCGGCATGTTCTTGTCGATGTTCCTGGAGAAGCCCGAAGCCTGGCCGATGGATACCGAGACCGACGTCATCGCGCTCTACAAGACAGTCATCTTCGAGATCGGCCGCGCCGTCGTCAGCCTGCTCGTGCTTTTGGTGGTGGCCGGCGTCGGCGCCTCGGTGTTCCAGAATATGCCGCAGTTCGTCGGCGAGCGGGTCAGGCCGCAGCTGTCGCGCATCTCGATCGCCAAGGGCTGGAGCCGCATGTTCGGCGTGCAGGGCCTTGTCGAGTTCCTGAAGTCGCTGGGCAAGCTCGGCTTTGCCGTCGTCGTGCTCGGCTTCACGTTGTCGGAGGACCACCGCAGGCTGCTAGCCGGCATGATCACCAACCCGGTCGCCTTCGGTCTCGTCATCAGGAGCATCGCCGTCGACATATTGGTGGCGATCGTTTTCGTCATGGGGCTGATCGCGGTGGCCGACTTTGTCTGGTCGCGCTTCCACTGGCGGCGCGACCTGCGCATGAGCAAGCAGGAAATCAAGGACGAGATGAAGCAGTCCGAAGGTGATCCGATCGTCAAGTCGCGGCTGAGGTCGCTGGCGCGTGATCGTGCGCGGCGGCGCATGATGACGGCGGTGCCGCGCGCCACGCTGATCATCGCCAATCCGACGCACTATTCCATCGCGCTGAAATACGTCCGCGAGGAGGATTCCGCGCCCATGGTGCTGGCCAAGGGCCAGGATCTTGTGGCGCTCAAGATCCGCGAGATCGCCAGGGAGCACAACATCCCGATCTTTGAGGATGTGGCGCTCGCGCGCTCCATGTACAAGCAAGTTTCGGTTGATAGCGTAATCCCGTCGCAATTTTACCAGGCCGTCGCCGAGCTGGTGCGGATCGTCTATTCGAAAAAGGCTGAGCGCAGACTGACCTCATGA
- a CDS encoding helix-turn-helix transcriptional regulator produces MKQAQVKEAAEALFNEQRSPFGAFSLGSETHHAVTIPDAVRRCRWIAVDINAGAFGLFFVSPSLERARLVPSFDSDYPGTSVATKFISGANGEEMVRHTRISTAPRWWVDDGIASSQQVFQDLAWSERTAPLAPGTNGIAFPVHADRGQCGLVIFLGPDIALPQEALYEIHARCFSLFAAVARIRPTDTSRMRSISKRELECLKLTANGNTSEEIAELLKLSVHTANQYLTQSTQKLNAVNRNQAVAKALRLGLIE; encoded by the coding sequence TTGAAACAGGCACAGGTCAAGGAGGCAGCCGAGGCCCTCTTCAACGAGCAGCGCAGCCCCTTCGGCGCCTTCTCGCTCGGCTCCGAAACGCACCACGCCGTCACCATTCCGGACGCCGTGCGCCGCTGCCGCTGGATCGCCGTCGACATCAACGCCGGGGCTTTCGGCCTGTTCTTCGTCAGCCCTTCGCTGGAACGGGCCCGCCTCGTGCCAAGCTTCGATTCGGACTACCCCGGCACCTCCGTGGCCACCAAATTCATCTCCGGCGCCAATGGCGAGGAGATGGTGCGCCACACCCGCATCTCGACGGCGCCGCGCTGGTGGGTGGACGACGGCATCGCCAGCTCGCAGCAGGTCTTCCAGGATCTTGCCTGGTCCGAGAGGACGGCGCCGCTCGCGCCCGGCACCAACGGCATCGCCTTTCCCGTCCATGCCGACCGCGGCCAGTGCGGGCTGGTCATCTTCCTCGGGCCGGACATCGCCCTGCCGCAGGAGGCGCTCTACGAGATCCACGCCCGCTGCTTCTCGCTGTTTGCCGCGGTTGCCCGCATCCGTCCGACCGACACCAGCCGGATGCGCTCGATCTCCAAGCGCGAGCTCGAATGCCTGAAGCTGACCGCCAACGGCAACACCAGCGAGGAGATCGCCGAGCTGCTGAAATTGTCGGTGCACACCGCCAACCAGTACCTGACCCAGTCGACGCAGAAGCTCAACGCCGTCAACCGCAACCAGGCGGTGGCCAAGGCGCTGCGGCTCGGCCTCATCGAATAG
- a CDS encoding helix-turn-helix transcriptional regulator has product MSSPAALLQSEPSRLASRGDLTSFFMQLAAEIGADSYMLVAIIHDQDRSDARIVSSNWIFDAIELIGKRLIAGLAQGQLTASPGNRPRPLVAAQAPDAGALLSGEEARLLDVLGHAEIYSLRLNVGRQRLFALFSAAEVGKIDQPALMKAQLKCCYALSDIPQLIAAAAMQDPLSDRERECLFWVSEGKTTDEVALILGVSSNTVNSYITHAIQKFAASNRAMAIATAIRSGII; this is encoded by the coding sequence ATGAGCAGTCCCGCCGCGCTTCTCCAATCCGAACCATCGCGCCTGGCGTCTCGCGGCGACCTCACCAGCTTTTTCATGCAGCTTGCCGCCGAGATCGGCGCCGACAGCTACATGCTCGTCGCCATCATCCACGACCAGGATCGCAGCGATGCCCGCATCGTGTCCTCCAACTGGATTTTCGACGCCATCGAGCTCATCGGCAAACGGCTGATAGCCGGCCTCGCCCAAGGGCAGCTGACCGCGTCGCCCGGCAACCGCCCGAGGCCGCTGGTGGCTGCCCAAGCGCCTGACGCCGGCGCGCTGCTGAGCGGCGAGGAGGCCCGCCTGCTCGATGTGCTCGGCCACGCCGAGATCTACTCGCTGCGGCTGAATGTCGGTCGCCAGCGCCTGTTCGCGCTGTTTTCGGCCGCCGAGGTCGGCAAGATCGACCAGCCGGCTCTGATGAAAGCCCAGCTGAAGTGCTGCTATGCGCTGTCCGACATCCCGCAGCTGATCGCCGCCGCCGCCATGCAGGACCCGCTGTCCGACCGCGAGCGCGAATGCCTGTTCTGGGTGTCGGAGGGCAAGACCACCGACGAGGTCGCGCTGATCCTCGGCGTCTCGTCGAACACCGTCAACAGCTACATCACCCACGCGATCCAGAAATTCGCGGCCAGCAACCGCGCGATGGCCATCGCGACGGCGATCAGGAGCGGCATCATTTGA
- a CDS encoding TMEM43 family protein, which yields MSDSFQEVTSVSWFGRIKRAVGGVVFGLILIVLMVIGLFWNEGRAVQTARSLAEGAGTVVSAGVDKIDAGNDGRLVHVTGPVTADSGLADPDFGIQAEGLRLSRSVEMYQWKEDSKSETTKKLGGGEETVTTYSYSKVWDDSQINSSDFKKPDGHQNPPMAIHSRSFQIAEGKLGAFTLDRPVLDRIGGDKEFSLSSSQSAAIEAAYTGAKPINIVDGRIYLGADTTSPALGDYRIGYELAPLGTVSIVARQAGDRFESYQTAAGDALLMVDTGDVPADRMFAEAVSANTLITWLLRAGGLILLTIGFALLLGPIGVIFDVIPFLGSLARLGTGIIAFVLAILVGTTTIAVAWFWYRPVLAAAILAAGVIAAAAVYMLGRSRKPAVPAAAPSPGAAA from the coding sequence ATGAGCGATTCATTCCAGGAAGTGACGTCCGTCTCGTGGTTCGGACGGATCAAGCGCGCGGTCGGCGGGGTGGTCTTCGGCCTGATCCTGATCGTGCTGATGGTGATCGGTCTGTTCTGGAACGAAGGCCGCGCGGTGCAGACGGCGCGCTCGCTGGCGGAAGGCGCCGGCACCGTCGTCTCGGCCGGCGTCGACAAGATCGACGCCGGCAATGACGGCAGGCTGGTGCATGTGACTGGACCGGTGACGGCCGATAGCGGTCTTGCCGATCCGGATTTCGGCATTCAGGCCGAGGGGCTGCGCCTGTCGCGCAGCGTCGAGATGTACCAGTGGAAGGAAGACTCCAAGTCGGAGACGACGAAGAAGCTGGGTGGCGGCGAGGAGACGGTGACGACCTACAGCTATTCGAAGGTGTGGGACGACAGCCAGATCAACTCATCCGACTTCAAGAAGCCCGACGGCCACCAGAACCCGCCGATGGCGATCCACAGCAGGAGCTTCCAGATTGCGGAGGGCAAACTCGGCGCCTTCACGCTCGACAGGCCGGTGCTCGACCGCATCGGGGGCGACAAGGAATTTTCGCTCTCGTCCAGCCAGTCGGCCGCGATCGAGGCTGCCTATACCGGTGCAAAGCCGATCAACATCGTCGACGGCAGGATCTATCTCGGCGCCGATACGACGTCGCCGGCGCTGGGCGACTATCGCATCGGTTACGAGCTGGCGCCGCTCGGCACCGTCAGCATCGTCGCGCGCCAGGCCGGCGACCGGTTCGAGTCCTACCAGACGGCGGCCGGCGATGCGTTGCTGATGGTGGATACGGGCGACGTGCCTGCCGACAGGATGTTCGCCGAAGCGGTCAGCGCGAACACGCTGATAACCTGGCTGCTGCGCGCCGGCGGCCTGATCCTGCTGACGATAGGCTTTGCCCTGCTGCTCGGCCCGATCGGGGTGATCTTCGACGTCATACCCTTCCTCGGCAGCCTGGCCCGGCTGGGCACCGGCATCATCGCCTTCGTCCTGGCGATCCTGGTCGGGACGACGACGATCGCCGTCGCCTGGTTCTGGTATCGGCCGGTGCTGGCGGCCGCCATCCTGGCCGCGGGCGTTATTGCCGCGGCGGCGGTGTACATGCTTGGGCGTTCCCGCAAACCGGCCGTGCCGGCCGCCGCGCCGAGCCCCGGCGCTGCCGCATAG
- a CDS encoding histone deacetylase family protein, with protein MKTVYSPLHAGHAGQMELVTSAIVPGFEKPSRAEFIRARVESEKLGLIIGPVEHDLAAAKRVHSADYIDFLPTVWPRWTAEGHKGSSMAFTWPTRGLRGDVPPRRIDGLLGYYSFDAGATFVEGTWAAIKSSYEVALTAAELVKAGEPAAFALCRPPGHHAGAAFMGGYCFINNAAVAAQWFLDQGARRVSILDVDYHHGNGTQEIFYGRGDVQVINLHGDPMTEYPFFLGHADEHGIGEGEGFNLNYPMPFGTDWDGWNASLEDACSKLAAYVPDVVVVSLGVDTFEKDPISQFKLKSADYPKIGRRIARLGLPTLFVMEGGYAVEEIGINAVGVLTGFEDR; from the coding sequence ATGAAGACTGTCTATTCGCCGCTTCACGCCGGCCATGCAGGCCAGATGGAACTGGTCACGTCGGCGATCGTGCCGGGTTTCGAAAAGCCGTCGCGGGCGGAATTCATCAGGGCGCGCGTCGAGAGCGAGAAGCTGGGGCTGATCATCGGGCCGGTCGAGCATGATCTCGCCGCCGCCAAGCGCGTGCACAGTGCCGACTACATCGACTTCCTGCCGACCGTCTGGCCGCGATGGACGGCTGAGGGGCACAAGGGCTCGTCCATGGCGTTCACCTGGCCGACGCGCGGTTTGCGCGGCGACGTGCCGCCGCGGCGCATCGACGGCCTGCTCGGCTATTATTCCTTCGACGCCGGCGCCACCTTCGTCGAAGGCACCTGGGCGGCGATCAAGTCGTCCTATGAAGTGGCGCTGACGGCGGCTGAACTGGTCAAGGCCGGCGAGCCGGCCGCCTTCGCGCTCTGCCGCCCGCCCGGCCATCATGCGGGTGCCGCCTTCATGGGCGGCTATTGCTTCATCAACAACGCCGCCGTTGCCGCGCAGTGGTTCCTCGACCAGGGCGCTAGGCGCGTCTCGATCCTCGATGTCGACTACCATCACGGCAACGGCACGCAGGAGATCTTCTACGGCCGCGGCGACGTCCAGGTGATCAACCTGCACGGCGATCCGATGACCGAATATCCGTTCTTCCTCGGCCATGCCGACGAGCACGGCATCGGCGAAGGCGAAGGCTTCAACCTCAACTACCCGATGCCGTTCGGCACCGACTGGGACGGCTGGAACGCCTCCCTGGAGGATGCCTGCTCCAAGCTTGCCGCCTACGTCCCCGATGTCGTCGTGGTGTCGCTCGGCGTCGACACGTTCGAGAAGGACCCGATCAGCCAGTTCAAGCTGAAGAGCGCCGACTATCCCAAGATCGGTCGCCGCATCGCCAGGCTCGGCCTGCCGACGCTGTTCGTCATGGAAGGCGGCTACGCGGTGGAAGAGATCGGCATCAACGCCGTCGGCGTGCTGACCGGCTTCGAGGACAGGTAG
- a CDS encoding TetR/AcrR family transcriptional regulator: MKRNLSRETRIALEPRKQPRQERSSKVVDRILDAALTLTREQGTKAPTTLAIAQHAGLSVGSVYQYFPNKEAILLDLARRWLSSFPEVIARRIEVAPPTNREEFRQEVRKLFIDTSKLYLDNASLMPVIEAISGNADLRPIQNEYDDQIIALYAAWLQHVNPALEDKVASRLGLLMMEVGHACRLVGLKRDRKTYDLIEDDVEVMWLALVNPYLNLD, from the coding sequence GTGAAGCGCAACCTCAGCCGCGAAACCAGGATAGCGCTCGAACCGCGCAAGCAGCCGCGCCAGGAACGCTCGAGCAAGGTGGTCGACAGGATTCTCGACGCGGCGCTGACCTTGACGCGGGAGCAAGGAACCAAGGCGCCGACGACGCTCGCCATCGCCCAGCATGCCGGCCTGTCGGTCGGTTCGGTCTACCAGTACTTTCCCAACAAGGAGGCCATACTTCTCGACCTCGCCCGGCGCTGGCTGTCGTCGTTTCCGGAGGTGATCGCAAGGCGCATCGAGGTCGCCCCGCCCACCAACCGCGAAGAGTTTCGCCAGGAAGTGCGCAAGCTCTTCATCGACACCTCGAAGCTCTATCTCGACAACGCCAGCCTGATGCCGGTGATCGAGGCCATATCGGGAAACGCCGACCTGAGACCGATCCAGAACGAATATGACGACCAGATCATCGCCCTCTACGCCGCATGGCTGCAGCATGTGAACCCGGCTCTTGAAGACAAGGTCGCGAGCCGCCTCGGCTTGCTGATGATGGAGGTCGGGCACGCGTGCCGGCTTGTGGGGCTGAAAAGGGATCGCAAGACATACGACCTTATCGAGGACGATGTGGAAGTGATGTGGCTCGCCTTGGTGAACCCCTATCTCAATCTTGACTGA
- a CDS encoding amidohydrolase encodes MSVTGADHNADLIVVNGRVLTMDADNPAAEAIAVHDGAIIAVGSRASIEELKGPATKVIDAKGCSVVPGFIEAHMHLFSGAAELGHLQLSGVHGFEALQAAIRDYASAWPDTKMLVGQGVDYTVLGDERVTRHHLDAILPDRPFVMAAPDHHTMWANTKALELAGILHGRTLGPGNEIVMGEDGLAAGELREGEAFGPVLDLAGEGRVRLGLATGGEPDPTPTAAERAADRDIMRRGLAWCARHGITSIQNMDGNLYQLELLAEIEAEEGLSCRAQIPFHYKNFMTLDILDKASVMAERYNTEWLSSGMVKVFYDGVLDSWTAVMVEPYADRPNWVGEPLFTPRQFAELAVAVDRRGLQMAVHSIGDGAVRAVLDGYEAAAKANGKRDSRHRVEHIEVITDADVPRFEDLGVIASMQPPHPPGAMDFPLEPTVSRIGQARWPLSYAWRTLKNAGARVVFASDWPVAPIDPILGIQAAVLRKPWASTDPDQRFSLHEAIAGYTVEGAYAEFMEDRKGRLKPGYLADLVVLSADIEATAPEDLHKVRPVTTVCGGKVTYQA; translated from the coding sequence ATGTCTGTCACGGGTGCGGATCACAATGCGGATCTGATCGTCGTCAACGGTCGTGTGCTGACCATGGATGCCGACAATCCCGCAGCCGAAGCCATTGCCGTCCATGACGGCGCCATCATCGCGGTTGGCAGTCGCGCCTCCATCGAAGAGCTCAAGGGACCGGCCACAAAAGTCATCGACGCCAAGGGCTGTTCGGTGGTCCCGGGTTTCATCGAAGCCCACATGCATCTGTTTTCGGGCGCGGCCGAGCTTGGGCATTTGCAACTGTCGGGCGTCCACGGCTTCGAGGCGCTGCAAGCAGCGATCCGCGACTATGCATCGGCATGGCCCGACACGAAGATGCTGGTCGGGCAGGGCGTCGACTATACCGTGCTCGGCGACGAGCGGGTGACGCGCCACCATCTCGACGCGATCCTGCCGGACCGGCCTTTCGTCATGGCCGCTCCCGACCACCACACGATGTGGGCCAACACCAAGGCGCTTGAACTGGCAGGCATCCTGCACGGACGCACGCTTGGTCCGGGCAACGAAATCGTCATGGGCGAGGATGGCCTGGCCGCGGGCGAGCTGCGCGAGGGCGAAGCGTTCGGTCCGGTGCTCGATCTTGCCGGCGAAGGCCGGGTGCGGCTCGGGCTGGCGACCGGCGGCGAGCCGGATCCGACGCCGACCGCCGCCGAGCGCGCCGCCGACCGCGACATCATGCGGCGCGGGCTCGCCTGGTGCGCGCGCCACGGCATCACCTCGATCCAGAACATGGACGGCAATCTCTACCAGCTCGAGCTGCTGGCCGAGATCGAGGCCGAGGAGGGCTTGTCCTGCCGTGCGCAGATACCGTTTCACTACAAGAATTTCATGACGCTCGACATCCTCGACAAGGCGTCCGTCATGGCCGAACGCTACAACACCGAGTGGTTGTCGTCGGGCATGGTCAAGGTGTTCTATGACGGTGTGCTCGATTCTTGGACGGCGGTGATGGTCGAACCCTATGCCGACCGGCCGAACTGGGTGGGCGAGCCGCTGTTTACGCCGCGCCAGTTCGCCGAGCTTGCGGTCGCCGTCGACAGGCGCGGGCTGCAGATGGCGGTGCATTCGATCGGCGACGGCGCGGTGCGTGCCGTCCTCGACGGCTACGAGGCGGCCGCGAAGGCCAATGGCAAGCGCGACAGCCGGCACCGGGTCGAGCACATCGAGGTCATCACCGACGCCGATGTGCCACGATTCGAAGATCTTGGCGTCATCGCCTCCATGCAGCCGCCGCATCCGCCCGGCGCGATGGATTTTCCCCTGGAACCGACGGTGTCGCGCATCGGGCAGGCCCGCTGGCCGCTAAGCTATGCATGGCGGACCCTGAAGAATGCCGGCGCGCGCGTCGTCTTCGCCTCCGACTGGCCGGTAGCGCCCATCGATCCGATCCTGGGCATCCAGGCGGCAGTGTTGCGCAAACCATGGGCAAGCACCGACCCCGACCAGAGATTCTCGCTGCACGAGGCGATTGCCGGCTATACGGTGGAAGGGGCCTATGCCGAGTTCATGGAGGACCGAAAGGGCCGCCTGAAGCCGGGCTATCTGGCCGACCTGGTGGTGCTCTCGGCCGATATCGAGGCGACCGCGCCGGAAGATCTGCACAAGGTGCGGCCGGTCACCACGGTTTGCGGCGGAAAGGTCACTTATCAAGCCTGA
- a CDS encoding ABC transporter ATP-binding protein, giving the protein MPEQPDKNAIEVRGVRKVFGSGENQVAALDTVSVSIRENEFFTLLGPSGCGKTTLLRLIAGFDFPTAGEILLHGQDIAPLPPFKRPVNTVFQSYALFPHMTVAENIGFGLEMLGKPKAEIKARVGEMLKLVKMEALAGRRTSQISGGQQQRVALARALAPQPKVLLLDEPLSALDYKLRKEMQIELKRLQHETGITFIFVTHDQEEALTMSDRIAVMSSGKILQVGTPWDIYDKPAERFVADFIGETNFLTAAISDIGNGKARATLKSGATIEATVAEGFQPKDNATVVVRPEHAKLSNAKGDLSGTVENIVYFGTDTHIHVQLNSGEAFTVRQQNTRSAGCGFERGDKVGILIGNDAAQVLRD; this is encoded by the coding sequence GTGCCGGAACAACCGGATAAGAATGCGATCGAGGTTCGTGGCGTTCGCAAGGTATTTGGCAGCGGTGAAAACCAGGTCGCCGCTCTCGACACGGTTTCGGTGTCGATCCGCGAAAACGAGTTCTTCACGCTGCTGGGGCCTTCCGGCTGCGGCAAGACAACGCTTCTGAGGCTGATCGCCGGCTTCGACTTTCCAACCGCCGGCGAGATCCTGCTGCACGGCCAGGACATCGCGCCGCTGCCGCCATTCAAGCGGCCGGTCAACACCGTGTTCCAGTCCTACGCGCTGTTCCCGCACATGACGGTAGCCGAGAATATCGGCTTCGGCCTGGAAATGCTGGGCAAGCCCAAGGCCGAGATCAAGGCGCGCGTCGGCGAGATGCTGAAGCTGGTCAAGATGGAGGCGCTCGCCGGCCGTCGCACCAGCCAGATCTCCGGCGGCCAACAGCAGCGCGTGGCGCTCGCCCGCGCGCTGGCGCCGCAGCCGAAGGTGCTGCTGCTCGACGAGCCGCTGTCGGCGCTCGACTACAAGCTGCGCAAAGAGATGCAGATCGAGCTGAAGCGGCTGCAGCACGAGACCGGCATCACCTTCATCTTCGTCACCCACGACCAGGAAGAGGCGCTGACGATGTCGGACCGCATCGCGGTGATGTCGTCGGGCAAGATCCTGCAGGTCGGCACGCCCTGGGACATCTACGACAAGCCGGCGGAACGCTTCGTCGCCGACTTCATCGGCGAGACCAACTTTCTCACCGCCGCCATATCGGACATTGGCAACGGCAAGGCGCGCGCGACGCTCAAATCCGGCGCGACCATCGAGGCGACCGTGGCCGAGGGCTTCCAGCCGAAGGACAACGCCACCGTGGTGGTGCGGCCGGAGCACGCCAAGCTGAGCAACGCCAAGGGCGACCTGTCGGGAACGGTCGAAAACATCGTCTATTTCGGCACCGACACGCATATCCATGTCCAGCTGAACAGCGGCGAGGCCTTCACCGTGCGTCAGCAGAATACGCGCAGCGCCGGCTGCGGCTTCGAGCGCGGCGACAAGGTCGGCATCCTGATCGGCAACGACGCCGCGCAAGTGCTGAGGGACTGA
- a CDS encoding ABC transporter permease: protein MATAEQVAKEAERRDVRTRWLLSAPALIIIFLAATGPLLIVLVYSLLTPGAYGDVKWQFSPEAWLSVFMERDIFDDTLSLAAAHVTIFWRSIKLAIVTTIATLALGFPTAYFMATRSEKTRDIWLFLITIPFWTNLLIRTFAVLQIIRNEGIINTILIKLGIVSAPVQILFTDTAILIGMAYVYLPLMVLPIYASMEKLDFRLVEAGYDLYASRFQVLRRIIFPLVRPGVIAGSILVFIPAIGAYVTPSVLGGGKNMMLSNLIELQFGQGRNWPLGSALSITVMIIVMVALLAYVRNAGRPEVRHG, encoded by the coding sequence ATGGCCACCGCGGAACAAGTCGCCAAGGAAGCGGAACGGCGCGACGTCCGCACGCGCTGGCTGCTGTCGGCGCCGGCGCTCATCATCATCTTTCTGGCGGCGACCGGCCCGCTGCTGATCGTGCTGGTCTATTCGCTGCTGACGCCCGGCGCGTACGGCGACGTGAAATGGCAATTCTCGCCGGAGGCCTGGCTGTCGGTGTTCATGGAGCGTGACATTTTCGACGACACGCTTTCGCTTGCCGCCGCTCACGTCACCATCTTCTGGCGCTCCATCAAGCTGGCGATCGTGACGACGATCGCCACCCTGGCGCTGGGTTTCCCGACCGCCTATTTCATGGCGACGCGCAGTGAAAAGACGCGCGACATCTGGCTGTTCCTGATCACCATCCCGTTCTGGACGAACCTGCTCATCCGCACCTTCGCGGTGCTGCAGATCATCCGCAACGAGGGCATCATCAACACCATCCTGATCAAGCTCGGCATCGTCTCGGCGCCTGTCCAAATACTGTTCACCGATACGGCGATCCTGATCGGCATGGCCTATGTCTACCTGCCGCTGATGGTGCTGCCGATCTATGCCAGCATGGAGAAACTCGACTTCCGGCTGGTCGAGGCCGGCTACGATCTCTATGCCAGCCGGTTCCAGGTGCTGCGGCGCATCATCTTCCCGCTGGTCAGGCCGGGCGTCATCGCCGGCTCGATCCTGGTCTTCATTCCGGCGATCGGCGCCTATGTCACGCCCAGCGTGCTCGGCGGCGGCAAGAACATGATGCTATCCAACCTGATCGAGTTGCAGTTCGGGCAGGGCCGCAACTGGCCGCTCGGCTCGGCGCTGTCGATCACGGTGATGATCATCGTTATGGTGGCGCTGCTGGCCTATGTGCGCAATGCCGGACGGCCGGAGGTGCGCCATGGCTAA